TGGTGTGGGTGCTGAGGACATCTTTTTTAAACCTGGTATAGACTGGTATAGACTCTTTGAGTGAACTTGCTGCGTTCCTATCTGATGTAAACGAGAACGACGTCGCTATCAAAGGTTGGTATATATGTTGGAACTTGCACCACCAAGGTACGCGTGTGGCTGAGACAGATGAGGGGCTTCATCCAATATCGCATCGATGTCTGGCATCTTCTTCGTATTCATATATATTAGCCTCATGTCACAACGCTGGGGTGATGATTGGCCATCGGATCAGAGCAATTCAAGTGTGAACCGGATGGAGAGCAGGTGAGTCAACACCAGCAAAATTAGAGTATGATAGTGTCAACTGTTGAAATTTAAGCAATACAGAAAACTACTAGGTGACAACTGATTGTTTTATTATTCCTCGTTATTATTATGccttttttgtttctttttttcaataatatatataattgcAGGTGGGTACTTCCACTTTGTAGTTCTCGTTGGTTCTGGACAAGCGCCGTTTCTCGGTACATTATCATGGATAGTCATGGTATTAACTATATACAGTTTTATTGACAGCAAAAAGGTCAATTAGTTCTTTCACAACTGTGATATATCCATCTGTTCGCGGACGTCCATCCCAACGCCAGCACGTGACCGGATGCGCCTTTTTCGCGTTTTCTGCCAGGGATTAAATCTCACATCTCGCCTTTCCACGTCGCAAACATTTTAGAAGTTTGTACATAATGCGAGTATTTCAATCAGTGTCATGTTATATCCCTCACAGATGACACCCCTGTGTCGACAGCGGCTACTCTTCAAGGCCCTGCGTCCTACCGGTAATACGCGCTTCGTTCCTAGCCTCGCCGAGACTCGACCGGTTTACCGGTACCGGTGCATTGACAAAAAGCACTCATCCTCAACGTGTAAGAAGCAGGCCCAAACTGCGCCGGATGAGAATCTACCGGCGCACAAATTGTCGCCCCTTCAGCGGGAGTTCTGGACTTGCCGCTCCACGTGGCGACGGGCGAGAATCAACACCCTACGATGCCTGATCGGATGCTCCATAGGCGACTTTTCGGCCCTGTGGATGCTACAGACGTATTTCCCGGATCTGGGAATGGGGACTATCATGGCTGCGTCGAGTATGTACCTACCTTATCCCTTGCGACTTGTGCCTACATGGAATGCACTACACCGCACCTCATGTGCCTTTAATGTCTAACGCAAAATAgtggcctcaggcatcacAACATCCATCATACTGGAGACGGTCCTCCTTCGACGCGGCCTTGATAGGCTTTCGTGGTCGATGGCCGCTCGGACAGCAATGGGGATGAGCCTTGTCTCgatgttggcgatggaggctgcggagaacCTGGTCGATTACCATCTTACTGGGGGCGTAGTCGCTCTCGATGACCCTCGTTTCTGGATGGCTGCTGTGGTCTCTGTTGGTGCTGGCTTTCTCGCGCCGCTCCCGTATAATTATTGGCGGCTAAGAAAGTTTGGGAAGGCTTGTCATTGATTGTGACCGTCGGAGTGAGGattgtatatatactatgTTGACCAAATGCATCTGCGGAATCGCCACTCTGATTGTTCATGAAACCTGTTCTCCATTGGGGCTTACTTTTGAATACTCATTCTGTTAGAGCTCCATTTGAGTAGTTTCTATCGAACTTTGTAGCCTTGCATTATTTGTCCTGGGGGACGCACAGACAGGATGTCAGATTG
This region of Aspergillus puulaauensis MK2 DNA, chromosome 5, nearly complete sequence genomic DNA includes:
- a CDS encoding DUF4396 domain-containing protein (COG:S;~EggNog:ENOG410PWSK;~InterPro:IPR025509,IPR036259;~PFAM:PF14342;~TransMembrane:4 (i91-109o121-141i153-171o191-212i);~antiSMASH:Cluster_5.9); its protein translation is MLYPSQMTPLCRQRLLFKALRPTGNTRFVPSLAETRPVYRYRCIDKKHSSSTCKKQAQTAPDENLPAHKLSPLQREFWTCRSTWRRARINTLRCLIGCSIGDFSALWMLQTYFPDLGMGTIMAASMASGITTSIILETVLLRRGLDRLSWSMAARTAMGMSLVSMLAMEAAENLVDYHLTGGVVALDDPRFWMAAVVSVGAGFLAPLPYNYWRLRKFGKACH